Proteins encoded in a region of the Canis lupus familiaris isolate Mischka breed German Shepherd chromosome 1, alternate assembly UU_Cfam_GSD_1.0, whole genome shotgun sequence genome:
- the SBK3 gene encoding uncharacterized serine/threonine-protein kinase SBK3 codes for MELREPKNPEDGDPEEDTATALQRLVELTATRVTPVRNLRVQYRLIRELGSGSYGRVLLARPRQGGSAVALKLLRRDSVLRSTFLREFCVGRCVSSHPGLLQTLEGPLQTPRHFAFAQEYAPYGDLSGMLQEQGLPELLVKRVMAQLAGALDFLHSRGLVHADVKPDNVLVFDPVCSRVALGDLGLTRPEGSATPAPPGPLPSAPPELCLLLPPDTLPLRPAMDSWGLGVLLFCTATACFPWDVALAPDPEFEAFAGWMTTRPQPPRPPPPWDQFAPPALALLQGLLDLDPETRSPPLAVLDFLGDDWGLERNREGSGGWGVTSSEDGEEEEEQEATLEEWTEEEEEDDKDGRRMGTDRGSP; via the exons ATGGAGCTCAGGGAGCCCAAGAACCCTGAGGATGGGGACCCAGAG GAGGACACAGCTACGGCCCTCCAACGGCTTGTGGAGCTGACAGCCACCAGGGTGACCCCAGTGAGGAATCTGCGTGTCCAGTACCGCCTCATCCGAGAGCTCGGCTCTGGCTCCTATGGCCGCGTACTCCTTGCCCGGCCTCGCCAAGGAG GTTCTGCTGTGGCTCTGAAGCTCCTGCGTCGGGACTCGGTCCTGAGAAGTACCTTCCTGAGAGAGTTCTGTGTGGGCCGCTGTGTCTCATCACACCCAGGTTTACTCCAGACCCTGGAAGGACCCTTGCAGACCCCCCGACACTTTGCCTTCGCCCAGGAGTACGCACCATATGGGGACCTCAGCGGGATGCTGCAAGAACAG GGCCTCCCAGAGCTTCTGGTGAAGCGGGTGATGGCCCAGCTGGCTGGAGCCCTGGACTTTCTCCACAGCCGGGGGCTGGTCCATGCAGATGTCAAGCCAGACAATGTTCTGGTCTTTGACCCCGTCTGCAGCCGTGTGGCCCTAGGTGACCTGGGTCTGACTCGGCCTGAGGGGAGTGCGACCCCTGCACCACCAGGGCCactgccctctgcccccccagAGCTCTGCCTCCTGCTGCCACCTGATACCCTGCCCCTGCGACCAGCTATGgactcctggggcctgggggtgctTCTCTTCTGCACTGCCACTGCTTGTTTCCCTTGGGATGTAGCACTGGCCCCTGACCCTGAATTTGAGGCCTTTGCTGGCTGGATGACCACCAGACCCCAACCACCACGACCACCCCCACCTTGGGACCAGTttgcacccccagccctggcatTGCTCCAGGGGCTTCTAGACCTGGATCCTGAGACTAGGAGCCCCCCACTGGCTGTCCTGGACTTCTTGGGGGATGACTGGGGTttagagaggaacagagagggatCTGGGGGCTGGGGGGTTACATCTAGtgaagatggggaggaggaggaagagcaggaagcAACCCTAGAGGAGtggacagaggaggaagaggaggatgacaAAGATGGCAGGAGGATGGGGACAGATAGGGGATCTCCCTGA